One genomic segment of Leptospirales bacterium includes these proteins:
- a CDS encoding DUF4395 domain-containing protein, with translation MLGSNGGSKRMKIGSFPELVNDRAARAVAALVVALALFALWSQNLIAVLFLLYGFLARVLYGPRIDLFARLSIHVLVPLLRLGDRPVPGPPKRFAQFIGLCFSAAALAFLLLGMTLPFQISVGTLAFFAFLESALGFCAGCFAFYQLMRVGLLPPQVCENCNRLSAAAGSL, from the coding sequence ATGCTGGGGTCCAATGGCGGGAGCAAAAGGATGAAGATTGGCAGCTTTCCGGAGCTTGTAAACGATCGGGCGGCCCGCGCCGTGGCGGCGTTAGTGGTTGCGCTGGCGCTATTTGCGCTGTGGAGCCAGAACCTGATCGCCGTACTTTTTTTGCTCTATGGCTTTCTGGCGCGCGTGCTCTACGGACCGCGCATCGACCTTTTTGCCCGGCTTTCGATTCATGTCCTGGTTCCGTTGCTGCGCCTGGGCGATCGACCCGTTCCAGGACCGCCCAAGCGATTTGCACAATTCATCGGTCTTTGTTTTAGCGCCGCGGCGCTTGCCTTCCTGCTGCTGGGGATGACGCTGCCCTTTCAGATTTCAGTTGGGACGCTGGCCTTCTTTGCCTTTCTGGAAAGCGCTCTTGGCTTCTGCGCCGGCTGCTTTGCTTTCTACCAGTTGATGCGCGTGGGCCTGCTTCCGCCGCAGGTCTGCGAAAATTGCAATCGGCTTTCAGCCGCCGCCGGCTCGCTCTGA
- the prfA gene encoding peptide chain release factor 1, producing the protein MLKDRLEREIERFREIEEKLSSGELSTSELRETSRLHAQLGPRVAEMQEYLRLSSELQQAEAMLRDSTDAEMREMAREEVASLQTELEGRKKRIERLLIPPDPRQGRSLILEIRAGTGGDEAALFASDLTRMYLRFAERRGLPAEMISLSESDLGGYKEAVFSIAGAEAYDLLHQEGGAHRVQRIPVTESGGRIHTSAVTVAVMPEVEQEEVTINDKDLIIDTIRASGAGGQHVNKTESAVRVRHVPSGIMVYCQDERSQHKNMARAMRILRARLAEKQESERHAAEAALKKEQVKSGDRSERIRTYNFPQGRVTDHRIGFTAYNLSAFLDGEMDELLEALLEAEREQKLKLLAI; encoded by the coding sequence ATGCTCAAAGATCGACTGGAAAGAGAAATCGAACGCTTTCGTGAGATCGAGGAAAAGCTCTCCAGCGGCGAACTTTCGACTTCGGAATTGCGTGAGACTTCGCGCCTGCATGCTCAGCTTGGTCCGCGCGTCGCCGAAATGCAGGAGTATTTGCGGCTGAGCAGCGAACTGCAGCAGGCCGAGGCTATGCTGCGCGACTCCACAGACGCCGAAATGCGCGAAATGGCGCGCGAGGAAGTGGCATCGCTGCAAACGGAGCTGGAAGGTCGCAAGAAGCGCATCGAGCGACTGCTGATTCCGCCCGATCCGCGCCAGGGTCGCAGCCTGATTCTGGAAATCCGCGCCGGAACCGGCGGCGACGAAGCTGCGCTCTTTGCCAGCGACCTGACGCGCATGTACCTGCGTTTTGCCGAACGACGCGGCCTGCCGGCGGAAATGATTTCGCTGAGCGAATCGGATCTGGGCGGCTACAAAGAAGCAGTGTTCAGCATTGCCGGCGCCGAAGCCTACGATCTCTTGCACCAGGAGGGCGGGGCTCATCGCGTCCAGCGCATTCCTGTCACCGAAAGCGGCGGACGCATTCACACCAGCGCAGTGACTGTAGCAGTGATGCCCGAGGTAGAGCAGGAAGAAGTTACAATCAATGACAAGGACCTGATCATCGATACGATTCGCGCCAGCGGCGCCGGCGGTCAGCATGTGAACAAGACGGAGTCAGCGGTGCGCGTGCGACATGTTCCCAGCGGCATTATGGTCTACTGTCAGGATGAGCGCTCACAGCATAAGAATATGGCGCGGGCCATGCGCATTCTGCGGGCGCGGCTGGCCGAAAAGCAGGAGAGTGAGCGCCATGCAGCGGAGGCAGCGCTCAAAAAGGAGCAGGTTAAAAGCGGCGATCGCTCCGAACGAATTCGAACCTACAACTTTCCACAGGGTCGGGTCACAGACCATCGCATTGGCTTTACGGCCTACAATCTTAGCGCGTTCCTGGACGGCGAGATGGATGAGCTGCTGGAAGCTCTACTGGAAGCGGAACGCGAGCAGAAACTCAAATTGCTGGCAATCTGA
- the mtnA gene encoding S-methyl-5-thioribose-1-phosphate isomerase, with translation MIDLHATSLRLTNGSLSILDQTRLPTEERWLQIESVAAMVDAIQRLAVRGAPLIAIAAALMLAKRARDGAQPAELRADAARLRASRPTAVNLMRIMDRLVGDSSDALLQAERLQHEAEAIFLEDQALCERMAEHGAKLIGDGQSLLTHCATGGLSTAGAGTALGAILRAHRQAKNIHVYVDETRPLLQGARLTAWELTRSGVPCTLIADNMAASLMRNGQVDAIFVGADRIALNGDFANKIGTYALAALAKYHGIPFYCVAPETTIDPELASGAGIPIEERDADELRGFASGQTRVNWAPAEVAVFNPAFDITPGNLLTALVMDRGVFSAEQIQNGALGELYSTPASSATPPGSL, from the coding sequence ATGATCGACCTTCACGCTACCTCGTTGCGTCTTACCAACGGCTCGCTCTCAATCCTCGACCAAACGCGGCTGCCGACTGAGGAGCGCTGGCTCCAGATCGAGTCCGTTGCGGCTATGGTCGACGCAATCCAACGTCTTGCAGTGCGCGGGGCGCCATTGATTGCCATTGCCGCTGCCCTGATGCTGGCCAAACGCGCTCGCGATGGGGCTCAGCCGGCGGAGCTGCGCGCTGATGCAGCGCGCCTCCGGGCCTCGCGACCCACAGCGGTGAACCTGATGCGAATCATGGACCGTCTCGTTGGCGATAGCAGCGATGCGCTGCTCCAGGCGGAGCGACTGCAACACGAGGCGGAAGCAATCTTTCTGGAAGACCAGGCGCTTTGTGAGCGAATGGCCGAGCATGGCGCAAAACTGATTGGCGACGGCCAGTCGTTACTGACGCACTGCGCTACAGGCGGCCTCAGTACTGCCGGCGCCGGCACCGCGCTTGGCGCAATTCTGCGCGCTCACCGTCAGGCGAAGAATATTCATGTGTACGTCGATGAAACGCGACCGTTGTTACAGGGCGCGCGCTTGACTGCGTGGGAACTGACGCGTTCCGGCGTCCCCTGTACGCTCATCGCCGACAACATGGCCGCCAGTCTGATGCGCAATGGACAGGTGGACGCCATCTTCGTTGGCGCCGACCGAATCGCACTCAATGGCGACTTTGCCAATAAGATCGGAACATACGCGCTGGCCGCTCTGGCGAAATACCACGGAATTCCCTTCTATTGTGTGGCGCCCGAGACGACCATCGATCCGGAGCTGGCAAGCGGCGCCGGTATACCCATTGAAGAGCGCGATGCTGACGAACTGCGCGGTTTTGCCAGCGGCCAGACCCGAGTTAACTGGGCGCCGGCTGAGGTCGCGGTCTTCAATCCGGCCTTTGATATTACGCCAGGCAATCTGCTTACGGCGCTGGTCATGGATCGCGGCGTTTTTTCTGCCGAGCAAATTCAGAACGGCGCCCTGGGCGAGCTTTACTCAACGCCAGCATCGAGCGCAACACCCCCCGGATCACTGTGA
- a CDS encoding glycosyltransferase: MQRDKMRQQPAIRVLHLGRFLDSANGGLENSVIRLLDSLKSAANVANLVAHRTFSLKYEELQFHGWNVYRVPSFGKFGSLAISPWLPIELLRLNRKWRFDIVHLHLPDPLSCLAALILPRRVKLVVSWHSDIVRQKFARILVQPIVNRVLRRASAIVAATPAHFTDSTQLGAAPTERRYVVPYGIDFHRFQLNRVEQRALLSERRRKGRKFMALAVGRLVYYKGFDCLLRALALAPDIQLTLAGDGPQLAELQLLARRLGVANRVDFAGRVSDDRLRMLYHLCDVYCLSSIEKAEAFGLVQTEAMACAKPVLCFDLGNGVNWVNLHGKTGLSAPVGNIEAFAANLRRIHADPVLAARLGAAGRKRVRREFSVDAMRIQMLDIYREILRT, encoded by the coding sequence ATGCAGCGCGATAAAATGCGACAGCAGCCAGCGATCCGGGTCCTGCACCTGGGCCGTTTTCTGGATTCGGCCAACGGCGGATTGGAGAATTCCGTAATTCGGCTGCTTGATTCTCTGAAGTCTGCGGCAAACGTTGCCAATCTCGTCGCCCACCGCACTTTTAGCCTCAAATACGAGGAGCTTCAGTTCCATGGCTGGAACGTATACCGCGTCCCCTCCTTCGGCAAATTTGGATCACTGGCAATCTCTCCGTGGCTCCCCATCGAACTTCTTCGACTAAACCGTAAGTGGCGTTTTGATATTGTTCACCTGCATCTGCCGGACCCGCTCTCCTGTCTTGCCGCCTTGATTCTTCCTCGAAGAGTTAAACTTGTTGTATCGTGGCATAGCGATATTGTGCGCCAAAAGTTTGCCCGGATTTTGGTGCAGCCTATAGTTAACCGAGTTCTACGGCGGGCCAGCGCCATCGTTGCGGCGACGCCGGCGCATTTTACAGATTCGACGCAACTTGGCGCGGCGCCAACAGAGCGGCGGTATGTCGTTCCCTATGGAATTGACTTTCACCGATTTCAATTGAACCGCGTCGAACAGCGCGCCTTATTAAGCGAACGTCGCCGGAAGGGCCGGAAATTTATGGCTCTGGCGGTCGGGAGACTCGTATATTACAAGGGATTCGATTGCCTGTTGCGTGCACTGGCGCTGGCGCCCGACATTCAATTAACGTTGGCAGGCGATGGGCCGCAGCTTGCGGAGTTGCAACTGCTGGCCCGTCGTCTGGGCGTAGCAAATCGAGTAGATTTTGCGGGACGAGTGAGCGATGATCGACTGCGAATGCTGTACCATCTCTGTGACGTCTATTGCTTATCTTCGATTGAAAAGGCCGAGGCATTTGGCCTGGTCCAGACGGAAGCTATGGCCTGTGCTAAGCCCGTGCTTTGCTTTGATCTTGGCAACGGCGTCAACTGGGTGAACCTCCACGGGAAGACTGGACTTTCGGCCCCGGTGGGAAATATCGAAGCGTTCGCCGCCAATTTGCGCCGTATTCACGCAGATCCCGTATTGGCTGCCAGGCTTGGCGCAGCCGGTCGAAAACGAGTAAGACGGGAGTTCTCTGTAGATGCTATGCGCATCCAAATGCTGGACATCTATCGAGAAATTCTGAGAACATGA